A region of Diospyros lotus cultivar Yz01 chromosome 3, ASM1463336v1, whole genome shotgun sequence DNA encodes the following proteins:
- the LOC127798482 gene encoding LOW QUALITY PROTEIN: probable WRKY transcription factor 4 (The sequence of the model RefSeq protein was modified relative to this genomic sequence to represent the inferred CDS: inserted 1 base in 1 codon; deleted 1 base in 1 codon) produces the protein MAENDRSSSLSRAGPASLRPAIVLQPRTTTESPYSGGSGASPGPMTLVSNFFSEAGEFRSFSQLLAGAMESPSPPARAYEDSSSGDKASGGGDFRFKVNTPSGLTIAQSPLFSVPPGLSPSGLLDSPCWISPRQGSFGMSHQQALAQVTAQAAEAHSQTHNYAEFSSSLSVPAVSLPQPPFPSNVTIQQQMPPPMPKPSIKKEASDLSHSDYRPQPSSFAAEKPHDDGYNWRKYGQKQVKGSEYPRSYYKCTHPKCPVKKKVERSLDGHITEIIYXGQHNHQPPQPSRRAKDSGNPNRNLYHQGNAELSSEGQTGNLRERAPQELSQATPEHLSESSDGEGLGDAETRVDEKDGDEPESKRSRNTEVSVSQPASHNAVTEPRIIVQTTSEVDLLDDGYRWRKYGQKVVKGNPYPRSYYKCTSPGCNVRKHVERAASDRKAVITTYEGKHNHDVPAARISSHNIANNIVSRPMPHNTASNTVRQAEFGNDNSQSLTILQFKDELT, from the exons ATGGCCGAGAACGATCGGTCATCGTCATTATCAAGAGCTGGACCGGCTTCTCTCCGCCCGGCCATCGTTTTACAGCCTCGGACCACCACAGAGAGCCCTTATTCGGGCGGGTCGGGTGCCAGCCCCGGCCCGATGACTCTGGTTTCCAACTTCTTTTCCGAGGCCGGCGAATTCCGCTCCTTCTCGCAGCTCCTAGCCGGCGCTATGGAGTCTCCCTCGCCGCCGGCCCGGGCTTATGAGGATTCTTCTTCCGGAGATAAGGCCTCCGGTGGAGGCGATTTCCGGTTCAAGGTGAATACGCCCTCCGGGTTGACTATTGCTCAGTCGCCGCTGTTCTCGGTGCCTCCCGGTTTGAGTCCTTCCGGCTTGCTCGATTCGCCGTGTTGGATCTCGCCCCGCCAG GGCTCCTTTGGAATGTCACACCAACAGGCTCTTGCGCAGGTCACTGCTCAGGCTGCAGAAGCTCATTCCCAGACGCACAACTATGCTGAATTTTCGAGTTCCTTGTCAGTTCCTGCAGTGTCATTGCCACAACCTCCCTTTCCTTCCAATGTGACAATACAACAGCAAATGCCTCCCCCAATGCCAAAGCCTAGCATCAAGAAGGAAGCATCTGATCTCTCTCATTCTGATTATAGACCACAGCCTTCTTCATTTGCTGCTgagaagcctcatgatgatggtTACAACTGGAGGAAATATGGGCAGAAGCAAGTAAAAGGCAGTGAATATCCTCGAAGTTATTACAAATGTACACATCCAAAATGTCCTGTCAAGAAGAAGGTTGAGCGTTCTCTTGATGGTCATATAACTGAGATTATAT AAGGACAGCATAACCATCAGCCTCCTCAACCTAGTAGGCGTGCAAAAGATTCTGGAAATCCAAATAGAAACTTATATCATCAGGGAAACGCTGAGTTGTCTTCAGAAGGTCAGACTGGGAATCTGAGAGAACGGGCACCTCAGGAATTAAGCCAAGCAACGCCTGAACATCTGTCAGAATCAAGTGATGGTGAGGGATTGGGCGACGCTGAAACTAGAGTTGATGAAAAGGATGGAGATGAACCTGAATCAAAGAGAAG TAGGAACACAGAGGTCAGTGTTTCACAGCCAGCTTCACATAATGCAGTTACAGAACCGAGAATCATTGTACAGACAACCAGCGAAGTTGATCTTTTGGATGATGGTTATAGGTGGCGGAAGTAC GGCCAGAAAGTTGTTAAAGGAAACCCTTATCCAAG GAGCTATTATAAGTGTACAAGCCCGGGGTGTAATGTCCGCAAGCATGTTGAGAGAGCTGCTAGTGACCGTAAAGCTGTCATAACAACGTACGAGGGGAAACATAATCACGATGTACCTGCAGCTAGAATCAGCAGCCACAACATTGCAAACAACATTGTGTCACGACCAATGCCGCACAACACTGCCAGCAATACCGTGAGACAAGCAGAATTCGGGAATGATAACTCCCAATCTCTAACAATTCTTCAGTTTAAAGACGAATTAACGTAG
- the LOC127796877 gene encoding uncharacterized protein LOC127796877 → MSKIGPLGNEGYRDWHNMGWGLKNHEVSKEHIDCMTSWIELETRLSKNKTIDQSVQIEINKEREHWKQVLKRIIAVVQRLAKNNLAFRGDCEKLYVENNGLFLQMIEMIAEFDPIMKEHIRRIQAHETHYTYLGPKIQNELIQMLANEVKSSILRKVKQVKYFLVILDCMPDASHEEQMSLVIRCVDYSANSVMVEEYWVEFLKVDDTSGLGLFTELKNMLTNLELDIDDIRDTSEDPKTKSEAESLATHELQNFEFLLGMVIWYKLLHAINTVSKFLQAENMDIDVAISLLEGLLLFLDDYRESGFDKAMVEAKQIANEMGVKAVFREKHMIRRKKQFDEDGSDEITQSAEDSFRVNYFLFIIDRARSSFQTRFEQFKKYGCICRKKFFQVEIDQDLSSLNYVTRQIEWIGHVVY, encoded by the exons ATGAGTAAAATTGGTCCATTGGGAAATGAAGGATACAGAGATTGGCATAATATGGGCTGGGGCCTTAAAAATCATGAAGTAAGTAAGGAGCATATAGATTGCATGACTAGTTGGATTGAATTAGAAACAAGACTGAGTAAAAATAAGACAATTGATCAAAGTGTGCAGAttgaaatcaataaagaaagagaacacTGGAAACAAGTGTTGAAGAGGATAATAGCTGTTGTGCAAAGATTGGCAAAAAATAACTTGGCATTTCGAGGAGATTGTGAGAAGCTTTATGTGGAAAACAATGGTCTTTTTTTGCAAATGATTGAAATGATTGCTGAATTTGATCCGATTATGAAAGAGCACATTCGACGTATTCAAGCACATGAGACTCATTATACATATTTGggccccaaaattcaaaatgaattgatacaaatgTTGGCAAATGAGGTAAAAAGTTCAATTCTTAGAAAAGTTAaacaagtaaaatattttttggtcatATTAGATTGTATGCCAGATGCTAGTCATGAGGAGCAAATGTCTCTTGTAATACGATGTGTGGATTATTCAGCAAACTCTGTAATGGTAGAAGAATATTGGGTAGAATTTTTGAAGGTTGATGATACATCAGGGCTTGGACTTTTTACTGAGCTTAAAAATATGTTGACCAATCTTGAGCTGGACATTGATGATATAAGAG ATACTAGTGAAGATCCTAAAACAAAGAGCGAAGCTGAGTCCTTAGCAACACATGAACTTCAGAATTTTGAGTTCTTGCTTGGCATGGTAATTTGGTACAAGTTGTTGCATGCAATCAACACTGTAAGTAAATTCCTTCAAGCTGAAAATATGGATATTGATGTTGCTATCAGTCTTTTAGAAGgacttcttttgtttcttgatgACTATAGAGAATCTGGGTTTGATAAGGCCATGGTTGAAGCGAAACAAATAGCAAATGAAATGGGAGTTAAAGCTGTATTTCGAGAAAAACACATGATtcgaagaaagaaacaatttgatgaGGATGGCAGTGATGAGATAACACAATCAGCAGAAGATTCttttagagtaaattatttCCTCTTCATAATTGATCGAGCTCGTTCTTCATTTCAAACtagatttgaacaatttaaaaaatatg GTTGCATCTGCAGAAAGAAGTTTTTCCAAGTTGAAATTGATCAAGATTTATCTTCGCTCAACTATGTCACAAGACAGATTGAATGGATTGGCCATGTTgtctattga